The segment CAAGACGATTTGCGTTTATAAACCTTTTGAAACATCCGGCTTTTCGCAGTAATATTAGTGATAGCTATATTAGCTGATGCTTAACAATTAACTAACGATTGCAGTACATATTTATAACAATGTGATGTTTATTTAAACATTTCTCATAAGTGGCTAACACTTGAGATGCTAAAGCAATGAACGTAAAGCGTGTCTTTCAGCCGACACATAGGAGTTCTCATGATTGACATAGTTGATCTATCGCGGTTGCAATTCGCATTAACAGCGATGTATCACTTCCTATTCGTACCACTGACTCTAGGTATGGCATTCCTGCTTGCCATTATGGAATCAATGTACGTAATGACCAACAAGCAAATCTACAAGGACATGACCAAGTTCTGGGGTAAGCTATTTGGTATTAACTTCGCTCTAGGTGTGGCTACCGGCCTTACCATGGAGTTCCAGTTCGGTACTAACTGGTCATACTACTCTCACTATGTAGGTGACATTTTTGGTGCACCTCTTGCCATTGAAGCCCTAGTAGCCTTTTTCTTAGAATCCACTTTCGTGGGCCTATTCTTCTTTGGTTGGGATCGACTGTCGAAACGTCAGCACCTCGCAGTAACTTGGTTAGTTGCTCTAGGTTCTAACTTCTCGGCACTTTGGATCTTGGTTGCAAACGGCTGGATGCAAAACCCAGTGGGCGCTGAGTTCAACTTCGAAACTATGCGTATGGAAATGGTGAGCTTCGCTGAAGTTGTGCTAAACCCAGTTGCGCAAGTTAAGTTCGTTCACACGGTTGCTTCTGGTTACACCACAGGTGCGATGTTCATTCTAGGCATCAGCTCATGGTACCTGCTAAAAGGTCGTGACGTAGCATTTGCTCGTCGTTCATTTGCTATCGCAGCATCATTCGGTATGGCAGCAATCCTATCGACTATCGTTCTTGGTGATGAATCAGGTTACGAGCTAGGTGAAGTGCAAAAAGTGAAGCTAGCAGCGGTTGAAGCTGAATGGCACACAGAGCCAGCACCAGCAGCGTTTACTGTGTTTGGTCTACCAAACCAAGAAACGATGGAAACTGACTTCGCCCTTAAGATCCCTTACGTAATGGGTATCATCGCGACACGTTCTCTAGACGAGCAAGTAACG is part of the Vibrio ponticus genome and harbors:
- the cydA gene encoding cytochrome ubiquinol oxidase subunit I; translated protein: MIDIVDLSRLQFALTAMYHFLFVPLTLGMAFLLAIMESMYVMTNKQIYKDMTKFWGKLFGINFALGVATGLTMEFQFGTNWSYYSHYVGDIFGAPLAIEALVAFFLESTFVGLFFFGWDRLSKRQHLAVTWLVALGSNFSALWILVANGWMQNPVGAEFNFETMRMEMVSFAEVVLNPVAQVKFVHTVASGYTTGAMFILGISSWYLLKGRDVAFARRSFAIAASFGMAAILSTIVLGDESGYELGEVQKVKLAAVEAEWHTEPAPAAFTVFGLPNQETMETDFALKIPYVMGIIATRSLDEQVTGLRDLRDDHVDRIRNGMYAYELLEKLRAGDKSEANMAAFDEVKGDLGYGLLLKRYTDNVVDATEDQIQAAADDSIPTVWPLFWSFRIMVACGFIMLFVFGAAFVQTCRQKIEQKPWILKAALFSIPLPWIAVEAGWFVAEYGRQPWAVGEILPVHVAASALTAGEIWTSLFAILALYTVFLIAEVYLMLKFARKGPSSLKTGRYHFEQNADSVEDKVSRQVEA